Proteins encoded in a region of the Ornithodoros turicata isolate Travis chromosome 3, ASM3712646v1, whole genome shotgun sequence genome:
- the LOC135389905 gene encoding inositol-pentakisphosphate 2-kinase-like, translated as MAAVGAANVWQSEETKEIPLISPENCKFRGEGNSSLVVTLRNEERVLRLRKSSTYKEELSNSTEKKVKKCQLQADFISRVMRKLLGYRFVRPPILVPLTVEDVRIINKCVQHDRPLHRMKKGVLEVPTLGLLLPDYCMLPNHLRKYAEGPVLSVEIKPKQGFLPSSHALPRDHQIKASVCRFHLSQNYKNSKGIISSMSMYCPLDLFSGCPLRMHHALRELLYHPQNNLRIFKNKELIFSEEMQSGLNASLGDFFEKCDLVSREEQLCQLVGKSLRHSFPTVDKESLPRTATPDVGAQSCVRSSICTCSYQKRSQHRLPKGSVLERVLQLQCLCSMDITEVYPLYDNIKKALGCDSDDLSVPHYLQDGYPCPTLPKALGKPQQQVFESDLEFACRKIWEFLVALTARDCSIMLSLQRLSPLADIPQKDCIVEDAYGQLYLFSFGIVDLDPKAANKLEKVYYDDSNMVNLLP; from the exons ATGGCGGCCGTAGGAGCGGCAAATGTATGGCAGAGCGAAGAAACGAAAGAAATACCGTTGATATCACCCGAAAACTGCAAATTTAGAGGAGAAGGGAACTCAAGTTTGGTCGTCACCTTACGTAAC GAAGAACGTGTCCTACGACTTAGGAAGTCGTCCACGTACAAAGAG GAACTCAGCAACTCAACGgagaagaaagtaaaaaaatgcCAGCTTCAAGCCGACTTCATCAGTCGTGTCATGAGGAAACTATTGGGTTACAGATTTGTTCGTCCCCCT ATTTTAGTTCCCCTAACCGTAGAAGACGTCAGAATAATAAACAAGTGTGTGCAACATGACAGGCCAC TGCACAGGATGAAGAAGGGTGTGCTGGAAGTTCCAACCCTTGGACTACTGCTCCCAGACTACTGCATGCTACCAAACCATCTGCGGAAATATGCAGAGGGCCCTGTGTTGTCTGTTGAGATCAAG CCAAAGCAGGGCTTTCTCCCTTCTTCCCATGCACTTCCCAGGGACCACCAGATAAAGGCATCCGTTTGTAGATTTCACTTGTCACAGAATTACAAA AACAGCAAGGGCATAATATCATCCATGAGCATGTACTGTCCTCTGGACCTGTTTAGCGG GTGTCCCCTGCGAATGCACCATGCATTGAGAGAGTTGTTATATCACCCGCAGAATAACCTTCGGATTTTCAAA AACAAGGAGCTCATATTTTCTGAAGAAATGCAGAGTGGTCTTAACGCATCCCTAGGAGACTTTTTTGAGAAATGTGATCTAGTCAG TAGAGAAGAACAGTTGTGTCAGCTTGTGGGCAAGTCCCTGAGGCATTCCTTCCCGACGGTGGACAAGGAGTCTCTTCCGAGGACAGCCACTCCCGATGTCGGGGCTCAGTCTTGTGTTAGGTCTTCTATTTGTACCTGCTCTTACC AGAAGCGAAGCCAGCATAGGTTACCCAAGGGGAGTGTCTTAGAAAGGGTGCTCCAACTTCAGTGCCTCTGTTCCATGGACATAACTGAGGTCTATCCTCTGTACGACAATATCAAGAAGGCGCTGGGCTGTGATTCTGATGATCTCTCAGT GCCACACTATCTCCAAGATGGATACCCTTGTCCAACACTACCCAAAGCATTGGGAAAGCCCCAACAGCAAGTGTTTGAAAGCGACTTGGAATTTGCCTGCAGAAAG atctgggaattCCTGGTTGCCCTAACTGCGAGGGACTGCTCGATAATGCTTTCTCTGCAACGTCTCTCTCCCCT CGCGGACATTCCACAGAAGGACTGCATCGTCGAGGACGCTTATGGACAACTCTACTTGTTTTCCTTTGGAATTGTGGACCTCGACCCGAAGGCAGCGAACAAACTCGAAAAGGTGTACTACGATGACAGCAACATGGTGAACCTGCTCCCATGA